The genomic interval CGGTTTCGGTCATCATCGCGGCAACAAAATCGTCCTTGCGCGATTCCAGCGCATCGGCCGCCTTGTTCAGCACTGCGCGGCGGGCGTTGGGGCCCATCTGCGACCATTCGGCGAATCCGGCCTGCGCCTTTTCGGCGATATGCGGAATGTCGTCGGCCTTCATGGCGGGCGCGGTGGAAGCGACCTCACCCGTCAGCGGGTCGAGGCGCGAAAATTCTTCGGCGGTGGACCGCCCGGGCTTGTCTGCCATGTTCCTCTCCTTGGTTGTTATAGGTCATAACAATGACCGAAGCCTCGTGCAAGCACCTGCAGCCTGAAAAAACGCATCCCGCTGCTTGGAAGTTGTGCAAGATAACAATATCGCCTTATGAAAGCATCACGCGACGAAGCGGCGGCAATATGAACCGCATGAGAGGATGATGGAAATGGACCCCCGCAAGACGATCGAATCGGGCCCGATGACCCGCTTCCAGTGGTCGGTCGTGGCGATCATGATCGGGCTGATCGCGCTGGACGGGTTCGACGTGCTGTCGATCAGCTTCGCCTCGCCCGGTATCGCGGCGGAATGGGGGATCGACCGCGCGGCGCTGGGACTGGTGCTGTCGATGGAGCTGATCGGCATGTCGGTCGGGTCCATCGTGTTCGGGCGGCTGGCCGACGGCTATGGCCGGCGCACCACCATCCTTGCGTGCCTTGGCGTGATCGCGCTGGGCATGTTCGGCGCATCGACCGCGGGCGGGGTGGTGTCGCTGTCGGCCTGGCGCGTGGGCACCGGGCTGGGGCTGGGCGGGATGCTGGCCGCCACCAATGCCGCCACGGCAGAGGTCGCCAATGGCCGCTTTCGGTCGCTGTGCGTGGTGATGATGGCCGCGGGCTATCCGCTGGGCAATGTCATCGGCGGCAGCGTGGCGGCGCAATTGCTGGCGATGTACGACTGGCGCGCGATCTTTCAGTTCGGCGCGATCGTCGCGGCGCTGTTCGTGCCGCTGGTCTGGTTCTGCGCGCCGGAATCGATCGAATTCCTGATGCACCGCCGCCCGGCGGGCGCGCTCGCCAAGGTGAACCGCACGCTGGTCCGCATGGGCAAGCCCACCATCGACGCCCTGCCCGAGGTGGAGGTCCAGCGCGAAAAGGCGGGCCTGCGCACGCTGATGAACGGCCAGCACATGGTCCCCACGCTGGCGCTGACCTTCGTCTATTTCGCGCATATCATGACGTTCTATTTCATCCTGAAATGGATCCCCAAGATCGTCGCCGACATGGGCTTCGAACCTTCCGCCGCGGCAGGGGTGCTGGTGTGGGCCAGTGTGGGCGGCCTGCTGGGCAGCGCGCTGCTGGGCCTGCTGACCATT from Croceicoccus marinus carries:
- a CDS encoding MFS transporter translates to MEMDPRKTIESGPMTRFQWSVVAIMIGLIALDGFDVLSISFASPGIAAEWGIDRAALGLVLSMELIGMSVGSIVFGRLADGYGRRTTILACLGVIALGMFGASTAGGVVSLSAWRVGTGLGLGGMLAATNAATAEVANGRFRSLCVVMMAAGYPLGNVIGGSVAAQLLAMYDWRAIFQFGAIVAALFVPLVWFCAPESIEFLMHRRPAGALAKVNRTLVRMGKPTIDALPEVEVQREKAGLRTLMNGQHMVPTLALTFVYFAHIMTFYFILKWIPKIVADMGFEPSAAAGVLVWASVGGLLGSALLGLLTIRVRVFWLTVVAMAASSLMVIWFGQSQSDLASLSITAAAAGFATNAGVVGLYAVVAAAFPTALRASATGVVIGIGRGGSALAPALAGFLFAAGYGLGTVALLMALGSLAAALVLLLIVRHAIAT